Genomic DNA from Macadamia integrifolia cultivar HAES 741 chromosome 6, SCU_Mint_v3, whole genome shotgun sequence:
CACAGGGAAGAAGCCCACCGGTCCCCCATTTACTAAGACCGAAATCCTAGTAGAGACAAggatttcatgaatccaagaTATCCACTTCTGAGGGAAACCAAACTTTTTTAGGACTTCAAAGAGGAAACCCCAAGAAAGCAAGCCGTATACTTTCTGAACATCAATTTTGATCCCCATACCTCCTCCCCTGACTATAGCATACATCAGATTTGCCAACTCTGAGGCTAGGCTGATATTCTCAGAtattattttccccttctggAATGCACCTTGTTCCTCTAAGATCAACCTGGGAAGCAGCGCCGAAACTCTGTTTACCATAATTTTTTATAGCACCTTACAaaagaaattccccatacaGATTGGCCTAAACTTGTCCAGGGTCATAGCTCCCGGCACCTTCGGAATAAGAGTGAGAGAATAGTTGTTCACACCCTTAGGAAGAAAACCCGTTCTAAAGAAGTGCATCACAGCCCTGCAAAAGTCCGCTTCCACAATATTCCAAACTCTTCTATAGAATTTCCCATGAAATCATCAGGCCCAGGCGAGTTGTCTGGATCCACATCCCaaacagaattttttatttcttccaaagaGGGCATAGCCTCTAAACCCAAAGCATCTACCTCACAAATCTCCTTAGGGATACAATTCAATAAATCTTGTGGAATAGTCTGAGCGGCAGCACTATGGAAGGCTTTATAATACTCAGAAATATATGATGACAACCTCTGCTGGTCACTAATCCATTCACCATTCATATTCTTCAAGGTACAAATTTGATTTCGCAACCGTCTCATTTGTACAGAGAGgtggaagaattttgagttcCTGTCCCCCTCTTTCATCCACCTCTGTTTggccttttgagaccaaaaactATCTTGCATTTGAGTTGCTTTCAAGAGATAAGTCTTGGCGTCTGCCTCTCTGTCAAACAGATCATCCATCATCCCTGATGCCACAATTTCTTCCTGAATCGAATCCAGATTTTTCGAGgctttctttacttcttcatcaacattaggaAAATTATTCCTAGCCCAActcttaataaaaaattttacctGCTTTAGCTTCTGAGAGAGCACCAAAATGGGGTTTCCAGACACCTCCTTATTCCACACCTCTCTGATAATATCCTCAAAATTCACATTATCCATCCAGAAATTATTGAATCTAAAAGGAATATTACATCGTTTAGGGATGGCGTCTGAGACCACCAGAACAGGGGCATGGTCCGAGGTTGTTCTTTACAATACATTTTGACTTACATTCTTGAAAACCTCCAGCCAATTCCCATTACAAAAACTTCGATCCAGAACAGCTACAACATTTCCTTTGCGATGATTGTTAGTCCACGTGAACTTTTTCCCCTATGAAGGAGCTTGGACCAAAGCACACGTGTCCACCATTGCTTGGAACTCTGCCACCGAGCTAGCATTAAATCTTCCTAgcccccttttttcatttgAAAGAAGAGTAGCATTAAAATTCCCTATGACTGACCACGGGATATTTTGGTTTACCACCAAACCCAGGTCAGTCCAGAGCTCTCGGcgattaaccttaaaacaattTGCATGAACGAAGGTCAATCCCATAGAGCAACCGAACCAATCCACCGTGACTGATAATTGTTGGTCAGATAGAGAAACAACTAAGGGACGGGAAGAACCTTGTCTCCACATAAGCCAAAGATTCGGAACCTTGTCCAACCGATCATTGTGAATTAAATCCGCAGAGTACCCTATTTTGTTAActaacaaagaaggaaaatctgAAGCCTTCACCATTGGCTCAGCCAAACATACAAAATCAGGAGAGTGCTCCCTCAAGATCGTCTTCAAGGCTCTAATACCAACAGCCTTTCGCACACCTCtaatatttcaaaataaaatcttcatggAGAAAGGATTTAATTTTAGGCCTTGTCAGACTTATTCATCTGACCAACCTTCTTCTTAcccttcttccctcctttaGAAGTAGCAGTATCAGATTTTTCCTTTGCAAGAAGGGCACGATCAACCACCCCTACTTCCTGAAAATTTAGAGCCACACGCCCATTGGCAATTTCTGTCTCTGGAATACAAGAAATCTGAGAGTCACGATGGCTGTGAAGGATTCTGGAAGGGTGACCGCCTCTTGAGGGCCGGCCAGCTACACCACCTCTTCCCCTAGTCACCGCATTCTGTCGAGGGCGACTTGGCCTGGCTGAGTTCACTGGGTCCATGGTAGGAGCAACCATGGTAGGGGCGTCAGAGGCAGCTTCCTGACTCTCTTCTTCGGACTCTGAGAGAGCATCATCATCTGGGTCAGAACCCGACCCTGATCCATATCCTAGATCCGATCCAAGCACTTGGCCTTCCTCCAAAGAGGGAAGGTTTTGATTACGAGATAAATTTCCACCGTTACATTCCATATAGAGAGGATTgacttttgaatttgaattttggatgagATCCAAATCCACGTGAATATGGCCTTCCAAAATAGGGCTACCTTGATTTGGTGAAGAGGAGGCATTTAAGGAAGGAGAATGATTTGCTGCAGCTTCCACGTTTGGTACACTCCCTGTAACTCGCTGAGTTGATATGTTGAGCCAGTCCACTCCATCTTCTACATAGACTGCGCCTGGGATACCGACGTGTTCTTTCGCAGCCTGTTTTTCATCCTCTTGCTTCTTCAATCGGCATTCTTCCACACTATGCCCCAGCCGCTTACAATAACCACAGCGAGTTATACCATCTTCATACACAACCTTTTGCCTGAAACCAAAGATTTTTGTGGTTCTAGGCTCCAATTTCTCAACTTGCACTTCCTCAATATGAGGCACCGCTtcattttttccatttcaaccaagactctagCAAAGAATCCCATCAAGCCTTGTTTCGTGTGACAATCCAGAGCCACAGGTCGTCCAACTGCCTTTGCTATTGAGAGCAGgacattctcatgccaatattccagggGAAGGTCAGGGAAACGGATCCAGACCAGTTTAGTCCAGACCTGTTTCTCATGGATGTTTCCAGTGTTGAAAGCGGATTAACTGACCCCGATCTTCAAAGGGCTCCTCTTCCAAACAGCAGCCTTATCTCCCTCACACCCGAATTGAAAAATGACGTACCCTTTTCCAAGAGGGTGCATCACCACTTCTTggttcaagttccatttttctGCTGCTTCTTGTCTCAGTGCATCTAGGGAGATCAATCTGAAATCAACCCTCCCTATAAGAGAAAATCTGaatttttgcctttttgacTCATAGTCGCGCTGGGGGATCATGATTCTTCAGATATTCCCAGCTTGGATTGGTTATGGGAGAGAATCCATCGTTGGGCATGCGGCATTCCCCACAGCCCTTGTATATGACCTCCTTGGAGCGACACCATCAGCAGCGGCAGCTTGATTTGGAGGCGCAATCTCAGTCACCTCCCTCACATATCCCTCACCATTGTCATTTTCATCACCTCCACCCTCCTCAGCCAGGCCTTGATCACCGGCCATGATAGCCGCCgaccagaagaagaaaaaaccaagCTGAAAATCGCCTCTTCAAGTCTTCTTAATCACCTTCCTGAGCATTCGTGAGTAGTCCCTTGTTATCGGTTTAGCGAGAACGCTTCTAGTGTTCTTCTATTTTGCCATCTCTTTCTATCTTTTTCTTATCTAAAGAtcccaaaattttattaaaaaatgaaaaataagaaatagttaCATCAATACCGAATCAACACACAAGTAGATTTAAATACTTCCTCCTTcaacatggccatcagcaggaacCTAGACGCTCTTAGTAAAATCTAAAACGAGGTCTTGTCACAGCATCATACTCAAATCCTTTGAGACCGATCTTTGTGactattctacccaaaaaaaaaaaactttgactTGGACCTGCCATCTACCGAATATCTCTGTATCTCCAGAGTGGCCAATGTTCGATGGTGATCATTCACTTTGATCTGACCTTTCTCAGTCGTCTAAGATTGATGATTGGAATCCATCTAAATGTACAATGTGTCTTTCTCATATggatttttaaataataattaaaataatcaatGTGAGAAGGTGTAGAATACTCTTCTCAATCTTTTAAGGTTCACCTTAAAGTTGATGATGGGCACCCATCTAAGCATACAAGGTCTCTTCACatgaaatattataaattttttaaataacaattaaataaccAATATGAGTACCCTCTCCCTAATAATAATATGGATCTGGTATTCTAGAAAATATGTGAGTAGTGGAGCTCCACTGCTTTCTCAATAACCCTCTCCTTAATAATAATAGGGACATAGATTTGTTTTTTTCCCTTGCTGGCAAGGGACGTGATATCCTGCAAAAACATGTGAATGGTGGAGCCAGTGGGGTTGTCTCTTGCTGGAGATGAGGCTAGGAAATTAATGACACAAAAAGCTAGTAAAACTTTTACCATAAAATGCCAATAATATATTAATCCAAATTTGGTATATTGTATCTCCATAAATAGATGCATTCTCAACTCTTATCTTCATAGCCTTCTCTCTTTTCCGTCTCCAatctggaaaaaaatcgtctgtttttcttcatccatgtttttcttgtttcgCTACCTTTAGAAGGCGACATGTGGCATTACTTTAAGTGAATGACCAAGATTGAAttaaaaaccaaactgaatgtaataaccctcacccaactgaattaatcttgaccgttgataaCACGTGTCATCTTCTAAAGGtagcaaaacacaagaaaaacaggAAAGGGAAAAACAGACAATTTTTATCCCTCCAATCCTTCTTAAGAGTTTCAGCTGTTTTccaatattttcttttgaacaAAGGTTAGGAGCAATGGGTCTTGATGGAAAGCTTGCAGTGGAGATGGAGATCAAATCCTCTGCAAATGAGTATTTTCATGCTTGGATAGATCATGGGGCCCTATTTTCCAAGGCTATTCCTGATGATCTCCATAAGTCTGAAGTACATGAAGGGGATGGAAAGAGTTTGGAGTCCATCAATTCCTACATCTATGTCTTAGGCAAGATTTTCATCACCTCCtcttaagaaaattttcattctgtGTGGCGTATTATGTGGGTCCACTAGATGGGCTGACCCTCGAATGTtaagaatgattttttttgtagtgtttaacaatgtcaaatatttttgaaaaatctgCAAATTTATTCTATAGATACTAGAAATAAGTTCTAATAATTTAAGCAAGTAGCATGACTCTAGTCTAGAGTCATTGAGAACTAGCCTCATTGAGCTGCCATTTTCGGCGACGCCTTTATAGGCGATGGATTAAATTTCTGTTGCCGTCATTTGTGGCGACGGATGTATGATTTTTGGCGACAGTATTATACTGTcaccaaaaattatttttcttgttgtgACATTCTTTCccctacccccccccctttcttttttagctTCTTTGGAATAAATTTATTCTAGTCTAGTGACTCTGTCTATTTAGTGACCGATACTGTGAACTAAAACCCtgcttttttttataatttatttatttattattatttttttttttttttttttttttttgctacattTTGTTAAACACAGATGGAGATAAAGCTGTCTCTACCAAAGCCAAGATGGAAGCCATAGATGAAGAGAACAAATCACTCACTTTGAATGCAAGTCTTTACATGTGCAAGTCTTTACAAAGGATGGCAAGAACTTTGTGAAATGCACCATAGAATTGAAAAGCTAAGTGAGGAGGTCCCTGAGCCAATTAACTATTTGGAGGTTACAACCAAGCTTGCTAAGGGGATTGATGCGCATCTTGTTCGATCTTAAAACCAAGGAGTTAAACCCTAATGCTTGGATTAATAGTGATCACTGCTTGCATATGATTGGAAGTTAAATCAAGATTCCAGATCATATttcttgtttatgcatgtttaTGAGTACCTATTTCTTCCTAAGTTGAGAAGTTAATTTCGGTGACATGGAATGTTTGTTGTCTTACCTCTACATCTATGTATTTCTGTAATGATCTTGGAATATTAGAATATTGATCACATAATCTctatatataataaatttttGAGCAGGGAATTTCTATGCTGCCTCACTACAACAAAGGAGGCCTATAACTACGGTTTTTTCCATAGTAAAAAGTCTAAAAATCCACAGCAATAGACTATAGCTGCggattacctttttttttttttttttagaaggtcAGAATATGCattaaaaatagagaagaaaaggaaaaaaaatataatacaaccTAAGAGCCAGAAgtgagcctccaccttcggcattgccatcagcggagACTCACTACCACTATCTCATAAATCAAAATCTCGTTCTTCTACCTCATCTAAAAACAGCTCGCTCATGATGCGATGAAGGAGGATTACATCATCAGAAGAGATCCCAGTCTTGGCTGCATCTTTGGCCAAATAATCCGCAATCGGATTAGCTTCTCTGTAACAATGCGAGATCTTCCAAGTAATGCTATTTAAATAGCTGAGAAGGTGGCTTCATTCCTGACAAACGAACCAAGGAATAAGCCTATGGTGGAAAAGGCCAACCGCTGTAGAGGAATCTAACTCTATCCAAAGGTGATTAAAATTGCTTTCTCGAGCAAGAGAAATCCCCTTAATTGTACTCCGAATCTCAGCCGAGAAACTGTCAGTGACGCCTAGAAAAATGTGATAGCTGAACAGCATTCTACCATCATGATCTCTGAATACACCTCCCCCTCTTGCACGTCCTAGGTTGCCTAAAGAACAGCCGTATGTGTTAAGTTTCACCCAACCACGCATGGCTTGCATCAGTGAACTTCTAGGATAGGATTTGAGCATTAAGAGGGCGTAGAGAGATGCAGTCTTCTGCACAGGGTAATGTCCTCAACAGATATGGGATAAAATTTTCGGCTGCTAGATATAAAGCGGATGTCCCCTTTAATATTGCTAAAAATCATGTCTAAACTTCTTTTCGCCCCTTCAAAATGCCTTTGGTTTCTTTCTTGCTAGATTGCAGCCAGAGAAGAGAACAAGGCGATCACCCAAGCCTCTTTAAGGGGCCAATTTTtagctttctttttccactAAGACACCAAATCAGTTATTGAAGCTTTAGAAGACCATGTCAAGTTAAAAAGACCAACAATCATTCTCCATAAGTCAAAGGAAAATCTGcaatcaagaaacaagtggcATATGGATTCAAAGTAGGAGCCACATAGGTCACAGTGAGATGGGAGATGGATACCCTTTGCTTGAATTTGGTCATTTGCTGGGATTTTCCCATGGATCAGGCGCCAGCCCATAATGGATAGTCTTGGTGGAATATGCTTGCTCCATACAAAAGTGGACCAAGGAACCTTGGGATTAGAGGACCTCAAGCCGTTCCATGCCGAATTGACTGAGAAGGTCCCCATAGGGTCTATGCTCCACACGCTTCTGTCCTCCATAGGGAGAGAGGGCAGCTTGATGGCCTCTATCCTTTGGAAGATCTCTGCAAGAAAATCAGATTGCACTGGAGGCAGCGCCCAAGATCCATCAACAATAAAGTCAGCCACagtttgattaaggtttgagAAAAGCCCTTCGTTCAACTCAGAGAGAACCCCTATGGGTTTAGGCCCAAGCCAGTTATTGTtccagaaatttattttccttccgCTGGCAATGATCCATCTCTCATTTTCCAAAATAAATCTCCACATTCTTCTTATAGCCTGCCAAATGGAAGTGCGCTTATAAAAGCGTCTAAGAAGGCCTGAGTGAGATAAAAACCTTGCCTGAAGTAGTCTACTCAGTTGGGAATCTTTTGCCTTGATTGACCATGCTAGTTTGGCAATTAGAGCCATATTAACCTCACGCAGCCTTCTGATGCCAAGACCCCCCCTCATCCTTGGGTTTACAAATTGTATCCCATTTGACAGTGGTAGCCTTAGAAGAGTCTATCTCACCAGTccatataaaattcctcatccactttTCAAAAT
This window encodes:
- the LOC122082844 gene encoding MLP-like protein 43 — translated: MGLDGKLAVEMEIKSSANEYFHAWIDHGALFSKAIPDDLHKSEVHEGDGKSLESINSYIYVLDGDKAVSTKAKMEAIDEENKSLTLNASLYMCKSLQRMARTL